The region ATCCCGACCCGTTGCTGGTAGCCGTGGGATAGCTGCCCCAACTGCCGATCGTACACATCTTCTAGATTTGCCTGCTTTATTGCATCTTCGACATAGCTAGCAATCTGATCTCCCGGCGCATCCTTTAATTTGGCGACGAAGCTTAGATAAGCTTCAACGGTCATTTCATGGTAGAGAGGTGGCCTATCAGGCAGATAGCCAATGAGCTGCCTCACCTTCTCCGAGTCGTGAGTGACGGAGTAACCGCCAATCCTAGCTTCACCTACCGATGGCAAAAGAAAGCAGCCGAGAACCTTGAGAATCGTGCTCTTCCCTGCTCCGTTAACCCCCAGCAGGCCAACTATCTCACCGTCAGAGATCTTGAAGCTCAGGTTCTCTACGGCTTTTTTCTGGCCGTAGAATTTGCAGATACCATTGACTTCGATCATGGACTTTGCACCCTACATGTTCAGTTATTTTAAAAAGACATCTTAGAAAAATATCAGACATAGCGTGCAAATCAAGACAGGAAAGCTTTGGGCCGGCAAGGCTTAACATGCCTTGCTCGATTGTAGGTTATTGGAGGTAAAGCATTGGGGTCTGGTCAAGGTAGTTGCCTGGCTGAATCTGGCCTTGGAAGGCACCCACTTGGATCACAACTCCGGTAAGAAGAACACCGCGACGTCCAATCGGCTGACAGATATCATTTCGGCAGGTTTCAATCTCCTCGGAGCGATCGAACTTATCTAGAGTGCTAGAAGGAATCGGTAGCCACTTTTTGCGAAACTCTTGGTGGGAATTCTTTGGCACAACGCTCGCCGTAGTTATTTCCTTTTCACCTGCAACCCTACCAACAGGTGTAGGAGGTTCATCCAAGTCTGCCTTTGTTACAGGCTTAAGTCTATTTCTAGGCGTCGGCTTGCTCCTCGGGACTCTAAACTTCTTCTCGGCAGCAACCTCATTTTTGACGTGGGAGTAGTCTTGGGTAGTACGCTGAAAGCGCGGCTCAGCGAATACGTTAGATTTATTGACTTGCTCGTCTTCAAAAGGTTGATACTCGGGTTCTGCAATCGGGGCAATATCTTGGGGATCAGGTGTTAGCTGTCCACTTTCGGAAGGAGGCGATACTTGCTCCAGCTCGCTTTGGTGTAGCAGTCCCAAAAGACCAAGTGAAGATAACAAGACAAGCGCAGCAATAATCAACTTATTCACAAGAACCTCCTTCAAAGCCGGTAGGGCTTCTCCGGAAGTTATCATGCAAAAACTATGTCACAAATGTAGTAGACGGTCTTCAAATCAGTTATCTCAGGAGCCCAAAGCCTTCGGGAAAGCACCACTTTTAACCATAACCTACTGATACTACGATGCTATTATCAGCTCCACAACCTTCAAATGGACCAAAAACATTGTTATCCTAGTAGCTTACCCTATTCCTCAGACCAAGGTCGTGACAAGTTTTGAACGTAGCCAACCGTCGCTCTAGCTGACAGTCAAGCCACCTAATTCTTTGACCAACCATATGCCTTGAGCCAAACCTACCTCGACTCACCTAAAAACCGTGAACGATCAGTTGCTTTTTCCACAGCAGAAACAAACATGGATCTTAAGCCTCGCTCCTCAAGCTCGTGAAGAGCCGATATAGTCGTCCCAGCCGGAGTAGTCACTTGGTCCTTTAAAATCGCTGGGTGTTGACCGGTGTGCTTGACTAAGGCCGCCGCACCGAGAACTGTCTGCGTTGCCAGGTTTTGGGATAGACTTCGAGGTAAGCCCATTTTCACACCACCATCGGTCAAAGCCTCAATGACCATATAAATATAGGCAGGACCGCTACCAGAGAGGCCAGTAACCGTATCCATCAGAGATTCTTTAGTCCAGTAGGCTTCTCCCACTGCTTGAAAGACCCGCTCAGCAAGCTCCTTCTGATCTTTGCTACAATTAGCATTACAGCACATAGCCGTTGCTGCTTCTCCGATTGTTGCTGCGATGTTTGGCATCGCCCGAACCACTCCACCTTGGAAGTCCAGCTCCTCCTGGATGGTCTCGATTCGCACTCCTGCAAGAATTGAAAGGACAAGGCAATCAGGATCGATCTTGCCACGTAAGGTTTCTGCTAGGCTTTTTAAGTCATGGGGCTTAACACAAAATATCAGGCATTCACCATCTTTTCCAAGCAGACTTAAATCTTCAACTCCTTGACAAGTTTCCATTTCTGCAAACTGATCCTTGATGTCCGGGTGAAGATCAAAAACCTTAAGAGGATGCTGGTCTTTCAACGGTGACTTAAGCAGCCCTTTAACCATGGAGCCACCCATATTTCCCAAACCAATCACCGTTAATGCTTTTGCCATCTTAGGACCTTTCTATCTTTAATTCTCAGAGCCTTCAGCCTTGACTCTGAAGCTTTCCGCGATGATGCAGACCAGACTTTCAATATGCTAAAATGATACCAGAGGGAATCTGTGAACTGT is a window of Pseudobacteriovorax antillogorgiicola DNA encoding:
- the proC gene encoding pyrroline-5-carboxylate reductase, with product MAKALTVIGLGNMGGSMVKGLLKSPLKDQHPLKVFDLHPDIKDQFAEMETCQGVEDLSLLGKDGECLIFCVKPHDLKSLAETLRGKIDPDCLVLSILAGVRIETIQEELDFQGGVVRAMPNIAATIGEAATAMCCNANCSKDQKELAERVFQAVGEAYWTKESLMDTVTGLSGSGPAYIYMVIEALTDGGVKMGLPRSLSQNLATQTVLGAAALVKHTGQHPAILKDQVTTPAGTTISALHELEERGLRSMFVSAVEKATDRSRFLGESR